In a genomic window of Halobiforma lacisalsi AJ5:
- a CDS encoding bacteriorhodopsin, producing MISHATIYLVSSALLGLGAVGLLVATRRLEPSIRRYGYATVLACGAMSVTYLLMRAEIGTVTTNEESVVRFVGYTVAWAGISYVLGAVADAGPKRTVAVFACSMGTLWATFASWILSGTAGSIASLVIVASFVGLVSLLVGPVAQSAAGVDERRTLLYRKLEYLVLLAWAGLIVLGIVSEQNLALTDSFVGQIGATYVDLVLLLGFGGLVLRNVAALEKTAASTTVFPFFGGGSGGDGDESETANRNPGEAAD from the coding sequence GTGATCTCACACGCGACGATCTACCTCGTCTCGAGTGCACTGCTCGGCCTCGGCGCGGTCGGCCTGCTGGTTGCGACGCGACGCCTCGAGCCGTCGATCCGCCGGTACGGCTACGCGACCGTGCTCGCCTGCGGAGCCATGAGCGTGACCTACCTGCTCATGCGGGCGGAGATCGGTACCGTCACCACGAACGAAGAATCGGTCGTCAGGTTCGTCGGCTACACGGTTGCCTGGGCGGGGATCAGCTACGTACTCGGGGCCGTCGCCGACGCGGGGCCGAAACGAACGGTCGCCGTCTTCGCGTGTAGCATGGGCACCCTCTGGGCCACGTTCGCGAGCTGGATCCTGAGCGGGACGGCGGGGTCGATCGCCTCGCTGGTGATCGTCGCCTCGTTCGTCGGCCTCGTTTCCCTGCTCGTCGGCCCAGTCGCGCAGTCGGCCGCGGGCGTCGACGAGCGCCGGACGCTGCTCTACCGGAAACTCGAGTACCTCGTGTTGCTCGCCTGGGCGGGGCTGATCGTCCTCGGCATCGTCTCGGAGCAGAACCTCGCGCTGACCGACAGTTTCGTCGGGCAAATCGGCGCGACGTACGTCGACCTGGTGCTGTTGCTCGGGTTCGGCGGACTCGTGCTCCGGAACGTCGCCGCGCTCGAGAAGACCGCGGCTTCGACGACGGTGTTCCCGTTCTTCGGTGGCGGAAGCGGCGGGGATGGTGACGAATCCGAGACCGCCAACAGGAACCCGGGCGAAGCGGCCGACTGA
- a CDS encoding ArsA family ATPase, with the protein MDRHVFFGGKGGVGKTTVSATYAYKCAESGLETLVVSTDPAHSLSDLFDQSFADEPRSVADVEGLSAMEIDPEEEVSRHLTDVKRKLSDQVSAAMVNEVDRQIEMAHGTPGAYEAALFDRFVEVMRENDGYDRIVFDTSPTGGTLRLLSLPDYLEGWIDRLMAKRRQSIDLYERAALGDREPRRVLEGDPVLAHLQERKEFFEYAGETLREEASFFLVFNPDSLSIRETGRAIDRLAEQDLQVRGLVANRLTPSPDPDEEGRGARYLRARVETERERLETARTELEPPVVAEIESRVEEIRIDRLDEVAEDLAIEVSTEA; encoded by the coding sequence ATGGACCGACACGTCTTCTTCGGGGGGAAAGGCGGCGTCGGCAAGACGACCGTCTCGGCGACCTACGCCTACAAGTGTGCGGAGTCCGGCCTCGAGACGCTCGTTGTGTCGACCGATCCGGCCCACTCCCTGAGCGACCTCTTCGACCAGTCGTTCGCCGACGAACCGCGATCGGTGGCCGACGTCGAGGGCCTGTCGGCGATGGAGATCGATCCCGAGGAGGAGGTCTCGCGCCACCTCACCGACGTCAAGCGGAAACTCTCGGACCAGGTGTCTGCGGCGATGGTCAACGAGGTCGACAGACAGATCGAGATGGCCCACGGCACGCCCGGCGCGTACGAGGCCGCGCTGTTCGACCGGTTCGTCGAGGTGATGCGCGAGAACGACGGGTACGACCGGATCGTCTTCGACACCTCGCCGACGGGCGGCACCCTGCGACTGCTCTCGCTGCCGGACTACCTCGAGGGGTGGATCGACCGGCTGATGGCCAAGCGCCGCCAGAGCATCGACCTCTACGAGCGCGCCGCCCTCGGCGATCGGGAACCCCGACGGGTCCTCGAGGGCGACCCCGTCCTCGCCCACCTCCAGGAGCGCAAGGAGTTCTTCGAGTACGCCGGCGAGACGCTGCGCGAGGAGGCGTCGTTCTTCCTAGTGTTCAACCCGGATTCGCTGTCGATCCGGGAGACCGGCCGCGCCATCGATCGACTGGCCGAACAGGACCTCCAGGTGCGGGGACTGGTCGCCAACAGGCTCACGCCGTCCCCCGACCCCGACGAGGAGGGGCGGGGCGCCCGATACCTCCGTGCGCGCGTCGAGACCGAACGCGAGCGCCTCGAGACCGCGCGAACGGAACTCGAGCCGCCCGTCGTCGCGGAAATCGAGAGCCGCGTTGAGGAAATCCGCATAGATCGGCTGGACGAGGTCGCCGAGGACCTCGCAATCGAGGTTTCGACCGAGGCGTAA
- a CDS encoding carbon starvation CstA family protein, whose product MTGVIWIVVLVVGLFSAGYVGYGRYLSRFVELDDSRDTPAHKYQDGQEYVPAKKPVLLGHHFSSIAGGAPIAGPITAAFIWGWVPAVLWVAIGNPLMGAVHDFMALSSSIRHEGKSIGFIIGEYIGRRGKNMFLLFAFLVIILVVAVFALLVAIILDAYPQAATASLIYIGLAVVFGVWLYQLDLPLSVGTLLFVAGIFGSVWAGLQFPVALYEPSGFADEAFVLLSGSGEWVPGAGLFGANTAMWILVSLVYAALASVLPVWVLLQPRDYLSSFLLYTGVGGTLLAIVVGTILGTTEGGASALQIEVPAYTSFMGGPLVDVAMPLFPLLFITIACGTISGFHSLVSSGTTAKQLNKESDARTIGYGGMLAEGLLAATALSAVSVIAVTEGGVSGIGAALPNFAEGGGLILTSFGIPLLTGEVFMALVFVSFLLTSLDTALRLGRYMVEELVGTPETPVEETAANKYVNTGIATFAAFLLVSSGQWEQLWPLFGGANQLLAALALLAATVWLANWKDTKQLLTTGVPVIVMTFITICGLLWLAFVENLQRTFLSSEWMAEASALEMGSSAMRLVLALVLVWLALSIIKMGYDNVQSARDNLLTTDEPAVGTDDD is encoded by the coding sequence ATGACAGGGGTAATATGGATCGTGGTTCTGGTGGTCGGGTTGTTCTCCGCCGGGTACGTCGGGTACGGACGATACCTCTCACGGTTCGTCGAACTCGACGACTCGCGGGACACGCCGGCTCACAAGTATCAAGACGGACAGGAGTACGTACCGGCGAAGAAACCGGTGTTGTTGGGGCATCACTTCTCGAGTATCGCGGGCGGCGCGCCGATCGCCGGCCCGATCACGGCGGCGTTCATCTGGGGCTGGGTCCCGGCGGTGCTGTGGGTCGCCATCGGCAACCCGCTGATGGGTGCCGTTCACGACTTCATGGCGCTGTCCTCGAGTATTCGCCACGAGGGCAAGTCGATCGGGTTCATCATCGGGGAGTACATCGGCAGGCGGGGGAAGAACATGTTCCTCCTGTTTGCCTTCCTCGTGATCATCCTCGTGGTGGCGGTGTTCGCCCTGCTGGTGGCGATCATTCTGGACGCCTACCCCCAGGCGGCGACCGCGAGCCTGATCTACATCGGGCTGGCGGTGGTCTTCGGGGTCTGGCTCTACCAACTGGACCTGCCGCTGTCGGTCGGGACCCTCCTCTTCGTCGCCGGGATCTTCGGTAGCGTCTGGGCGGGCCTGCAGTTCCCCGTGGCGCTGTACGAGCCGAGCGGCTTCGCCGACGAGGCGTTCGTGTTGCTGTCGGGCAGCGGCGAGTGGGTGCCCGGAGCGGGCCTGTTCGGCGCGAACACGGCAATGTGGATCCTCGTATCGCTCGTCTACGCCGCGCTCGCGAGCGTCCTCCCGGTGTGGGTGTTGCTCCAGCCCCGGGACTATCTCTCGTCGTTCCTCCTCTATACGGGGGTCGGCGGGACCCTACTCGCGATCGTCGTCGGCACGATCCTGGGGACGACCGAGGGTGGCGCGAGCGCGCTCCAGATCGAGGTGCCCGCCTACACGAGCTTCATGGGCGGCCCACTGGTCGACGTCGCGATGCCGCTTTTCCCGCTGCTTTTCATCACGATCGCCTGCGGGACGATCAGCGGGTTCCACTCGCTGGTCTCCTCCGGGACGACCGCGAAACAGCTCAACAAGGAAAGCGACGCACGAACGATCGGCTACGGCGGGATGCTCGCCGAGGGCCTGCTCGCGGCGACCGCGCTCTCTGCCGTCTCGGTGATCGCGGTCACCGAAGGCGGCGTCAGCGGCATCGGCGCGGCGCTGCCGAACTTCGCGGAGGGCGGCGGCCTCATCCTCACGAGCTTCGGAATCCCGCTGCTCACCGGCGAGGTGTTCATGGCGCTGGTGTTCGTCAGTTTCCTGCTGACGAGTCTCGACACTGCCCTGCGGCTGGGCCGGTACATGGTCGAGGAACTGGTCGGAACGCCCGAAACCCCGGTCGAGGAGACCGCGGCGAACAAGTACGTCAACACCGGGATCGCGACGTTCGCGGCGTTCCTGCTGGTCTCGAGCGGACAGTGGGAACAGCTGTGGCCCCTGTTCGGCGGTGCGAACCAGCTGCTGGCCGCACTCGCCCTGCTGGCTGCGACGGTCTGGCTGGCCAACTGGAAGGACACGAAACAGCTGCTGACCACGGGCGTACCGGTCATCGTGATGACGTTCATCACGATCTGTGGCCTGCTGTGGCTGGCGTTCGTCGAGAACCTCCAGCGGACGTTCCTCAGCAGCGAGTGGATGGCCGAGGCTTCGGCCCTCGAGATGGGCTCGAGCGCGATGCGACTGGTGCTCGCGCTAGTGCTGGTCTGGCTCGCGCTGTCGATCATCAAGATGGGCTACGACAACGTCCAGTCGGCGCGTGATAACCTGCTGACGACCGACGAACCGGCGGTCGGAACGGACGACGACTGA